Proteins from a genomic interval of Vanacampus margaritifer isolate UIUO_Vmar chromosome 4, RoL_Vmar_1.0, whole genome shotgun sequence:
- the mapk6 gene encoding mitogen-activated protein kinase 6: MAEKFESLMNIHGFDLGSRYMDLKPLGYGANGLVFSAVDTDCDKRVAVKKIILTDPQSVKHALREIKIIRRLDHDNIVKVFETLGPSGRRLTEDVVSLTEVNSVYIVQEYMETDLCRLLERGLLSEGHARLFMYQLLRGLKYIHSANVLHRDLKPANLFVNTEDLVLKIGDFGLARIMDPHYSHKGHLSEGLVTKWYRSPRLLLSPNNYTKAIDMWAAGCIFAEMLTGKTLFAGAHELEQMQLILESIPVLREEDRQELHSVIPVFIRNDMSKPQTPLTKLLPDASPQALDFLEKILTFNPMDRLTAEEALAHPYMADYSFPLDEPISLHPFHIEDEVDDILLMDQSHSHTWDRYHESQLSEADWHLHSNHDPEEVQVDPRALSDVTDEEVVQVDPRKYADGDREKLLDEPSFDYSTPFSSERSWPDEHHENKYCDQQCSHTCNYKAVSPSYLDNLIWRDSEVNHYYEPKLIIDLSNWKEQQSKEKADRKAKSKCEKNGLVKAQIAMREAEKTQSVAEKDREQEKHQTPAAGQQGFDFDSFIASTIKLSLQPEACQEVGLLNELNSSVSQLEAPRSGSMSKSISQEKEEKCLVNLAQLGGGGGLAVVSSDGPWPAHPWEGFGSGERVAENGCLIDEACWDGHFQKESTYTSYLDHLFGRTEEGVSESAATPETETPEVRERESGEGFLSRSGEIVLNVQLDSLGPDELPLKSIQASLTPCAVKCSPQIAHKTYSSIFKHLN; this comes from the exons ATGGCCGAGAAGTTTGAGTCACTGATGAACATCCACGGCTTCGACCTGGGTTCTCGCTACATGGACTTGAAGCCTCTCGGCTATGGAGCGAACGGCCTGGTTTTCTCAGCGGTTGACACCGACTGCGACAAGCGTGTGGCGGTGAAGAAGATTATCCTGACTGATCCACAGAGTGTCAAGCATGCCCTGCGAGAAATTAAGATTATAAGGCGGCTGGACCACGATAACATAGTCAAG GTTTTCGAAACGTTAGGTCCCAGCGGTCGCAGGCTAACAGAGGATGTGGTGTCCCTCACCGAGGTCAACTCGGTGTACATAGTGCAGGAGTACATGGAGACGGACCTGTGTCGGCTGCTGGAGCGGGGCCTTCTGTCCGAGGGCCACGCCAGGCTCTTCATGTACCAGCTCCTCAGAGGACTCAAGTACATCCACTCTGCCAATGTCCTCCACCGCGACCTCAAGCCCGCCAATCTGTTTGTCAACACGGAGGACCTGGTGCTGAAGATTGGGGATTTTGGTCTGGCCCGCATCATGGACCCCCACTACTCCCACAAG GGTCACCTGTCTGAAGGTCTAGTCACAAAGTGGTACAGGTCCCCCCGCCTGCTCCTCTCGCCTAACAATTACACCAAAGCCATCGACATGTGGGCTGCCGGCTGCATCTTTGCCGAGATGCTCACTGGCAAAACACTCTTTGCAG GGGCCCATGAACTGGAGCAGATGCAGCTGATCCTGGAGTCCATCCCAGTACTGCGAGAGGAAGACCGCCAGGAGCTCCACAGCGTCATACCCGTCTTCATCCGCAACGACATGTCCAAACCTCAAACACCGCTGACCAAACTGCTGCCTGACGCCAGTCCTCAAG CCCTGGATTTCCTCGAAAAGATCTTGACTTTTAACCCCATGGATCGTTTAACTGCGGAAGAGGCGCTGGCCCACCCCTACATGGCTGACTACTCCTTCCCCCTGGACGAGCCCATCTCTCTGCATCCTTTCCACATTGAAGATGAAGTCGACGATATCCTGCTCATGGACCAGAGCCACAGCCACACGTgggacag GTATCACGAGAGCCAGTTGTCAGAGGCTGATTGGCACTTGCACAGCAATCATGACCCAGAAGAAGTCCAAGTGGACCCGAGGGCCCTCTCTGACGTCACGGATGAGGAAGTGGTCCAG GTGGACCCTCGAAAGTACGCCGACGGAGATCGGGAAAAGCTCCTGGACGAGCCTTCCTTTGACTATTCCACTCCGTTCTCGTCGGAGCGATCGTGGCCGGACGAGCATCACGAGAACAAATACTGCGACCAGCAGTGTAGCCACACGTGCAATTACAAGGCCGTGTCCCCCTCCTACCTGGACAACCTCATCTGGCGGGACAGCGAAGTCAACCACTACTACGAGCCCAAGCTCATCATCGACCTCTCCAACTGGAAGGAGCAGCAGAGCAAGGAGAAGGCCGACCGCAAGGCCAAGAGCAAGTGTGAGAAGAACGGGCTGGTGAAGGCCCAGATCGCCATGCGGGAGGCCGAGAAGACCCAGAGCGTGGCGGAGAAGGACCGCGAGCAGGAGAAGCACCAGACGCCGGCGGCCGGCCAGCAAGGCTTTGACTTTGACTCCTTCATCGCCAGTACCATCAAACTGAGCCTGCAGCCCGAGGCCTGTCAGGAGGTGGGCCTCCTCAACGAGCTCAACTCTTCCGTCTCGCAGCTAGAGGCCCCTCGCTCGGGCTCCATGTCCAAGTCCATAAGTcaggagaaggaggagaagtGCCTGGTCAACCTGGCCCAGCTGGGCGGGGGCGGCGGCTTGGCGGTGGTCAGCAGCGACGGCCCCTGGCCCGCGCACCCCTGGGAGGGCTTCGGCTCGGGGGAGCGCGTGGCCGAGAACGGCTGCTTGATCGACGAGGCGTGCTGGGACGGCCACTTCCAGAAGGAGAGCACGTACACCAGCTACCTGGACCACCTGTTCGGCCGGACAGAGGAGGGCGTCTCCGAGTCCGCCGCCACCCCGGAGACGGAGACCCCGGAGGTCAGGGAGAGGGAGTCGGGCGAGGGTTTCCTCAGCCGGAGCGGCGAGATCGTGCTCAACGTGCAGCTGGACTCTCTGGGCCCGGACGAGCTGCCTCTGAAGTCCATCCAGGCGTCCCTCACCCCCTGTGCGGTCAAATGCTCCCCGCAGATTGCCCACAAAACCTACAGCAGCATTTTCAAACATCTTAACTAG